ttcgcctcttcgccgtggccgcactgtgacgtcacaccacggacctcgattctccagcaactcggctcgtcgcggtcgccgcgcggccacagttcctgccgttggtaaaatccctatataagaaaagtaccgccatcctttgatcaacgccgcttctctctctctcctgtatctcagattggacgatgatagcgcgcgctttcatttCTTCATATATTTTTTTCGGCCTCacagccatgttgaaagtcctctgcgcagccgcagtcgccggcggcagctatgcggcggcgcgcgcccggcctgaaagcttcaacgtagactttctaggtgcgccaccgtcgacttgctttcgcaagcaaaaagtaaagaaaaaaaacaagcgctttaaaAGGAGAGGatacggcggaggaaagagtagatggcggcaCTTTTCTTTAGCCgttggtagggtgcctcgatgcccagcgccggcatcgaggcaccctagccgctgggcgctcgccgcgccctctgtgtgacgcgCCCTCTGTGGCATggcaccacgggcctcgattctccggcgactcggctcgtcgcggtcgccgcgcggccaccgctcctacaggcgcgcgtccgccgtttCCTGGCAACCGCCACTTTGATGAGTCTAACTAGGCCACTGACGATGTCGCCACAAAAGCCCATTACTTTACGGATCATAGAAGCgtattcattggtgtgaaaaatacagttttacccgttggttgaccacaacgtctctcctttcttactCTAgtggaaaccactaagtttaataacaacatgcctaactacaagcgaagcctaagcgcagccggggtctgtagctatcgctactcgactaggtttaaccagagctaaaccacagccaatttttttatcTAGTTACTTTAGCGCACATGTTACGatatacgaattgtagccagtgactTCACAAGGGACATCCTCTTGGAACAAATTTTAAAACTAGCACCTGCAGTTTCGAGACAAGCGCTGTCAAACATGGggtaaaaatgcgctgttcttcccattactcttctttttttttttttcaacaaaacgcCTTTGTATACATTGGATATCAAGAATTACTGGACCatcaatgcatttcgtcgcaaactTTTGGAacggatatctcgaaactggtgtcatccataaaatttgttccaagtggaaaTTACTTTCGAAGTCACCAGTCACAATTTGTTAActtcaatatgtgccgtaaataagTTAATGAAAAAGTGAATTAGTGGTtttgtgttaattagttgaatatgtgttttggtTTCACGTgaaagtaatgtgcgcctctgtgaataattcagctcaaggactagaattatgttatctgcaaatGGCCATTTTTAGAAATTTCGTAAAACTTGAAAACGAGCAcgccgaaaaagaaagaaaaaagacaaacAACGCGTCTTTCCTACGACGGCATAAAAAgaacgcgtttttctttttccgcTTCATCGAGGGTGAAGACAGCTGTATGCCCGTCCATGACACATCGCAACCACCGATGTGTTGTGTTCTATCCATGTCGCCCCCCACCcgtctcgaaaaaaaaattgtagtttAGTTATTTTTGTCGATAACACTTTGTTTGGAGCCACATTTGCTTCCCAGGTGTCTTTTCCCTTTCCGCCAATTTGGGAACGAACGTGTTCTGTAGTCTCGCTCACACCGATGAAAGCCGGGCCACCGCGGCCGAAACGTTAGTAAAATAACAGTATATTTGTTGTTGTTAAATGTGCGAATATTTATTTCATCATTATTTCTACGGGTTCCGCGCGCCCTTCTAAtcgaatgtatatatatatatatatatatatatatatatatatatatatatatatatatgactggatttttcaatgggtcAAGCGATGATGAGAAGATGAAAGATGAGAAGCACAGCTTCGCAGTTATCTTCGGTTTACTTACCCAATAGTGTTGGTTGGTGGACCGACCGAAACTCTtgggtaaatatatatatatatatataacattcaCTGCGCGTGCCGTATACGTGCGCCGTTTTTTGCTTCGGAGGTGCTCAGAGAAAGTGCTTCACGCGCGCGTGTCGCAGACGCTGGAGTTGTGGGAAAATGCCAAGGCCATGTTCGGCGGCAAGCCACCGGCCCAGGCCGTCCTGTCACTGTGCGGCGCCTCCCCTGCGGCGGGCGACACCCTGGTGAGCCCAGCGGCTGCTCTGCGCGCACTGTATTTACAGCCATGCATCGTATAAAACTACAGAAGCGGCCCACGCAACTTCCCGCGTGTAAAATGTGCTGCGCGAGGCTTTGTACTAATTTTGTTACGTATATTATTTCTCCGTTTTTTTGCTTACTCACACGGTAAAACATTGGCGATGCTTGTGTTCAGTTTGCCCGCTGCGCCACGACGCCACGAATGAGGCGGTCATAACGCGGGGAAACCAAATacgtaaaagaatacaaatataCCTACGAGTACGGATTCAACAAGACAACAACTACAGGGAAAAGCATATATAGCGAAAGGCGAGAGAAAAGCTGCCATAATGAAACATAGGGCGTTATAGGGGTATATACGGCAACCAGGAGGCGTGCGGAAGGGAGTCATGGTTCCCGGACTTGTGTTTGCGAATTCTGTGTACTATATAGTTCTGCTTGCGCAGCTACAAAAGACATCGCTGTGTTGTCAGAGATACTTGTCACTATAGAGCGCGTGAACACTCGTGTTCTCTACTTGaccgtgtgcgtgtgtgtgtgtgtgtgtgtgtgtgtgtgtgtgtgtgtgtgtgtgtgtgtgtgtgtgtgtgcgtgcgtgcgtgcgtgcgtgcgtgcgtgcgtgcgtgcgtgcgtgcgtgcgtgtgtgtgtgtgtgtgtgtgtgtgtgtgtgtgtgtgtgtgtgtgtgtgtgtgtgtgtgtgtgtgtgtgtgtgtgtgtgtgtgtgtgtgtgtgtgtgtgtgtgtgtgtgtgtgtgtgtgttacattTGTGCTTTAACGACAGCAAATGATATGCTTAGCATGCAATCAAGCTAGCCCAACAGAAAGTCCTTCCGAAATATATTGTCGAATTTCGCTCGCTCTTATAGTTTGTGCTATAACAGACAGGACTTGCACAGCTTGCTAAAGTTACGCGCGAATAAATAATTCAAAAGTTCCCATAATTTATTTTCAGATTTCAGAATTCACGAACCAGCAAGCCGTAAGTATACATCCATCCAAATTGCAATTTGCTCTTATGTAGTTCCATAGTATTCGTTTCACACTGACCTCGTACAAAAGGACGAAAAACTAGTTTTCTGTGCACACTTTTTTTCACATTCTAATCACTTGCGCTGTTTCCTGTATACAAGATTTTCTCATCAATTACTGCAGAGCAGTTAGATTTTACCTGCAACGTATGCATTTTCAAATAAATTGATAGTTCAGTTCTGAATGCGTGTATTTCAGACCTCTTCTAAGGAaaccttttttatttttgtaaataTTTATCACCGGTATTGGCTTTGTAAACATGTGGAAATAATTACGCTCAATACACGTACGTGCAGGGTTAGAGCAGCAAATTTTTATTGTGAGCACGTCAATTCACAGTAAACCAAGAAACACTGAGAGGAAATCATGGAATCTAGCCAACATTTGCAAAGTACAAGAAAACGCACTCGAAAGTCGGGTCGGTGATGACGTTACAAAACGCctcttgaagctaaacatttcgacagaattacctgtctggttgggaaaattgattaagacttagagattgactccaaccaaataaggaaatttactagcccgacgtttcaagtgtctccgcaccttacgctctctcccccttcctctcctttgttacgacggaccttttaaaagcggcacaccgccacctcccaAGAATagcccctgaagaaggagccgaattggttccgaaacgtcgggctagtaaatttccttatttggttggagtcaatctctaagtcctAAAACGCCTCTTCTGTTACTTTTATAGTTTTGATTGTAGAATACGAAACTTGCTCAAGCTGTTTGTGCTCTATAGCATTCACATGATCCATGCCTTTACAGAGGGATTTCGTATAGTGAACTATGGCTGGGATAATGTTACGATTCTATGCCAATTTAATTCCTTTTctcgcttggtcagtggtcagagcggcgctccgcccacgatatcaacgggatcagccggccgttgACGGATAGATGaaaagagtggcatagaatcgagcggacAGAATCTATACATTATACCGGCATATAATTCTAGTACAATGTAGTTCTAGTACCATATTCAAGTCGGCACCAGTGCGCCCAAATCGCGGTCGCTCTAGCCCGGCCATGTTCACAATTTCTCGATCCACCTCGTGACTGCATATAGGTATATGCATATTCGTTTTTTACCATGCTCTCGCCCAAATTTTGCTTTTATTTTCTATACGTATAGTAGCATAATCCCCTAGCATAATATAATATCGGaactgtgtcttttttttttttttttgatgcttgAAAGAGAGCACTCAAGAAGTGAAAAAGAAACGATTTCCGCGCGGTGCGTGTATATAAAACACGAGAGCGTATATTACGCGAGCCGCCCGGCTTTCTGTCACCTCACAGACTGCAACAACAGCACCAGTGAAGTCTCGCGGCGAGCTAGCGTCCACTTATAGTCCTGTATATAAGCATGCGTGTTGTCCGCTTTGTTCTTCGTTATCTGTGAACACTTTCTATACGCCACAATTATTCCCAACGTTGCGCGCTCACTTTCTTCGAGCTTCCCCGCGACTGTATACTCATAAGTGCATGGCGCTTTCGTGGCGGGTGAGTCAGGCACGCGCTCGAGCTCCAGAGTCCTGACTTTACTTTCTGGCTAGAGACCGCCGGCAACGAGGTCAAGTTCACGAGTCGTTCAAGCGATAGCTGAGCGGCTCTGAACGACCACTCGCACGAGCCCATGAGATCTCAAAGCGGAAGAGGCGCACTTTCTATCAACGTTACTACAACGTTATGCTATACTCTGGTATACGCGACTGCAGTAAGATGGTCTCGGCAGCGGCGTCCCTCAAGCGCTGCGCACTGTTTCGCAATGAAGTGGCACTGGAGCGGAAGTCAGAGCTGCGCGAGAGCAGATGAGAAGCGAGACCATGTAAATGCAAGTTCCCATCCACCTCAATCTCGAACGCAGTCTCTGCAGGCGCTCAGAGCATGCACGTCTCGACTGCAGCTTTTGTGCAACATTCGCCGTCGAAAAAGGAGCACGTGCGTAGACACGCGGTCACCCCAGCCGGGGTAGTGGTTCTTTGCAGTATATATATAGGGtacgtgtcccagctaacgttagccaagctggtTAGCCAagaaacatggtgcaagatacgattttaaaaCCTACTGTGTACGGTAGTTAGAGGCCGACGTCTCGGCCTAAGACCTGTATGCCTTTCTCAGAAAGGTTGGTCTCCGCGGCCGGAACGTCGACCTCTCGCGACAGAACACCACTGGTCTTTAAAATTGTGTCTTGTACCGTGTTTTATAaatcgtttttattgcgatagcaattatatggacactccaaaactgatttctgccgtcgtcgtcgccgtcgtcgtcgccgttgccgtgaggttccgtatgacgtcaatggagatgaaatcgtcgccgcgcgccgccgaacgctgtatgtgcgagtgaaagggggcgagggacgcgctctttcacggggagtgaacccacggcggagaacaaacgcgcgttctgcgccgtgcttccttaagggctgcagaagtaggcgtctctttcctcctttacaatcaccatatatgtagagcaaacgcgccttcttccgatgcgcgaaaagcggggggggggggggggggggggaaggaagggaggtgacgtttagctgcggcaccaagtgcctatttatatcagaggctccggcaactatcagcaacgccgcacgcattttgtgcgaacgcgggcaaaacgccgacggcgtcgacattagttctgcgtgttgccggtgatgctgcatgtcgaagtttatacagctgataaagctaatatcattactccgtataactctctacaaatttgctatcgcaattgatgcttcgcctttcaggtgaaactgcgaccactttttctttattttttttaacagcttggctagcgTTGGCTGTGACACACGGTATACGTTCAACAAGGGCCCGTGTCTTTCTTGTTGTGGCCTCAACACATGGCTCTTTCGCGTTTGTTTCTGCGGGAAGAAATTTACGTTTACTGTGTTATTCGGTCTAATGAGATCATTTATCATGCGTAAATAAAATTACTACCGGCCAATTGAGGCCTCAGGAGAGCACCTGATATTATCTTAAAGCAGGCGGCGCAGCTTTAGATCTCCAAGGCTCGGGGGAATCAAAGTTGGGACCAGAGTGGTCCGTGGAGTTGGGGCCGCCAAGGCCGGAGCGTGCGGGGGTGTTCGCATAGGGCATCGGCGAGCCCCTGATCCATGGACCAGTCGGGGCGCCAGCTTTAGTGCCCCGTTTCCCCTTAGGTGTCCTGAAGGCGCCGCCGAAGTATACAAAATAatgacacgttttttttttttttacttgcactgAGAGCTCGATTTGTGCGCGGCGTGAAAGAAGGAAGACGCAGGTCCTATATTGGTTCGTACTGTAAAGAACCGCTTCCCCCAGCTTCGCGCACTTAGGTTCCATATGATATGTAGACCGAACACCGCAGAGAAAAAACCCTCTCCACAGCATTCATGTAGTACCTGCAAACGTTTTCTTTTCAGAAAGCAGACAAGCCGAAGTTCAAGAAGGCTCTCAAGGACTGCAGCTCCTGAAGTGAAGACCCATGACGTATCTCGAAAGACCCCATGTTCGCGTTCAATGAAGTGCTCACAGAGCGTACCTCGTATATGCGTGCAGTACTGGGAAGTCAGCTACATATAGCTGTCAGGCTGGCAACACTTGTCTCCTTTACTTTTGCTCTCATTTAATAAAAGGTTGCGCTGTTCTGCTTTATTTCGTTCAATGCTAACGCTGTGCTCTTAATTGTGTTGTAATTTTGCATCAGAAAAATGTTAtttatgcgaaagcatcaaatggcccattaagcgaaaaagccggcgtctatagcagcgaaacggcacctgaaTTCCCATTggttgcgacgccacgtcacgtgcgAGCCTCAAATGAGCAGAGTGGGTGAAACTACACCTGCGCCAGGTgatgcgtgaggggagagggtatcgccgcgacgccacgtcaccctcgctctcgaaaGCCTGTGTTATCCTCACGTTCCTTGACCGCGCAAGCtatcgcctgcgttctaacttcgcctcggtaatcgctctaaagaaattaatgtacaaacaaaactgaataaattcgaaaggaaaaattcaccgacgattacgatactccctaatgcgaaatttgagcgcagctctttacgtgttttcatttcgcgatatattggttggcgcggactatctgtctcgtgtggcacgttgcaaacggagcgaagtgtggagcgactgcctcgctaatcgggagatcacgagatGCACCGCGTggttgacgcgtgggcgcgattcacagcagccgccgcagacagacctccgctcaacAAGCACTTTGGTTGCATATATAGTATCGGTGAACGCGCTCATCGCacgcatgccttatcgatggtGTCACctgtgaacagacgacgcgcgctactctggcaccatctcgtagcgatcgtcgcctCAGAACACGTCTTGCGCAGCATTACGCTTTTCTTATCATGCTTTCGTCACACGCACCCTCCTCCTcagctttccgcctcatggtttcgctgcaccctcctcctccgctttctcctcgcgctctcttcgctatcgccgtctttcatcccccgctgcactccgTGTTCGTTCTTCATCCGAATTCTCTGTTcccgttcgctcggttacgccgagggacgctgacgccgacggtcaaagcaggaacgggcgcctaagagctgtgcacTAAAGCGTTcgttggcggtagtgagtttcACACCTAGGACCCcgcgctcagaagccgagtgtcttggCCACTGGGATAAACCGTTGGCCAACTGcgcctcaacgcgctcgcttgcccgcgaggagttcataactcaaagaacagctcagcggcgttcaattggacattaacgctttcgcattaactcataagaagtgcttaggtgtccagGATATTTCTTGATTCATTTTACTCTAAGCGAAGCAGATCATCCGGACGCATTAGAGACACCCGATATTTCACTCCCTGTGTGTAACATATATGCCAGAGTCCTTCAATACTTATTTACTGGTCACGAAACGACGGGGCCAAGTTTGCTATAGGGACAGAAGCTGCCATCGAAAGTAGCGCCACTGCAGACAATTCTCTCGCGTGACGCCGGCAGAAGCGCACGTGCTGTCTCAGAGGAGCTGTGGCGGCGCGCCAGCGAAACGTTTTTTACTTGCTTCTGTTGGGGACGTCGCAGAACTTTCAAGTATCGAAGTATATGAGCGTGAGAACCAGCAAGCGCTGGTGAACCGGGCTCGGAGGGCGGCCAGGGTCCTGGTATGAAGAGGCCGCCCACCTCAGGCGAGCTTGCTcagtacaataaagtttattcgtCACCATTGCTTCTGTTCTTCAGGCATTTGGTTCTTGGGGTGTTAGGTTAAACACGttgtctgttttgtttttcatggttttcatcatttttctctttcttttttttttgttaggcagAAGTTAATAAGGGTAATATTTTTGTATCTGCAAATAGTGCTATTTTTATATGACAATGTTAGAACATGATCATGCATGGGAAAGAGCAGCCCGCGCGTGCGTTTTATATACTGAGTGCGAGCGTCATTACCCTTTGGCAGAAATGCAGTTTGAGAGGATAGAAGGGGCAGATGGGTGCGGATTTtttctgtaggatgtgtgtggtCGGCGACTAGACCATCTAGAGAATGCGAGGGAACAGGTTGCGAAGCAGGTCGGGAGGCTAGCAAACGAACTCAAGAGCGAGCAGAAACGGAGGAAGGTGGCAGTAGAGAAGCTATAGCCAACGTAGAAAAGAAGTTGAGGGGCGCCATTCCGCCACGCATTCCGGCGCGAGCACCGCAAACAAACTTGCTCCGGAGCGGGATAAGCGCAATAAGCCAAGACCGTCACGCCGGAACGTAGTTGGAGACGTCAGCGACGGTCACGAAGGGGCTAGCACTGACGTGGCAGCAGAGAAAGCCGATAAACCAGCAGAGGGTGATTGGTTATATATGGCAACAGGTAGGGCATCGAAgcttcagggccggtattttgtagcgatgccttatgacttatttatactagtcttatcatccaccgctcacggccggctgatcccattgataacgcgagcggaccgtcgctctgaccactgacaaagcgctataagcgcgaaaaggcattagcaccggaaaggcatggctacaaaatgccggcccagGTACAGCTTCGAAGGGCGAGGAGGAATAAAACGGCGTCGAGTTTTCTTTGTATAGGGGATTCGAGCAATGCATCGTAGAGTGTAATCAGTAATAAGATAGAGATGGTAGGTGCTGATGAGCGAGTCGAGATTATGGCGCTTCCGGGGGAAACGGGTCGGGGCAATGATAGTGATGGCCAAGCAAAACGTGTGGGGTACACTGCTGGAACGGAGTCATTGCTGATGCTGAACTGCAGCGCGCACAAAAGACGGAGGGCACAGACAGAGTTAGCAAACAAGCGCTGAACTCGCGACTCAGTTTATTTTGGGAAAAGGTGCTACAACTAAAACAGCAACAAATAACACATGCAAGCAGGTCACGTGGTGTTTACGAAAAAGATTAATAATTTTCAGTGCGTGCGACAGATGGGGGGGGCTAACTAACGCACACATCTGCGCGCTTTCTGATATGGGAAACCTCAGCTATTTCGCGTTTTTCtcacattgtctgggccccggtcggggtggttcgggatgatgtggttcggcatgattatttccgccaacgacgccggcgcttacgccaacgccgacgccggattttctacgacatgGGGTCCTTAACGGCGTTAAAAAAATGAGCGTATGCTTGGACTGGAGGGGCAATGCTAAAGAGAccgcggagctgatgggcacgtagttagtcctggcttttgggctataggctaagcactaccaagtcatccccagaattttccggaatgtattgattattggaCGATTATctattagttattgattggctatcgattggatatcgcaaggtattggccactatgtgggttaggctaagcactaccaagtcatccccagcatt
The DNA window shown above is from Dermacentor silvarum isolate Dsil-2018 chromosome 1, BIME_Dsil_1.4, whole genome shotgun sequence and carries:
- the LOC119436722 gene encoding uncharacterized protein LOC119436722 — translated: MAFWTARILFAATAVLLLSTDDSLAQLKGNICEMDEAKITELLDCTLSKSPKGTLELWENAKAMFGGKPPAQAVLSLCGASPAAGDTLISEFTNQQAKADKPKFKKALKDCSS